Proteins encoded together in one Triticum dicoccoides isolate Atlit2015 ecotype Zavitan chromosome 7B, WEW_v2.0, whole genome shotgun sequence window:
- the LOC119335385 gene encoding uncharacterized protein LOC119335385: MEAAIGLASGLVDSVLTLLSNELVGAYVASSELGLNSREIKRDLMFTQGLLHEAERSGVLDNHGLQGLMQELSAKADEAEDALDELHYFIIQDDLDGTKYAVPDLADDLLGHARHGRHALRHTIGS, translated from the exons ATGGAGGCGGCGATTGGCCTCGCAAGCGGGCTCGTCGACAGCGTGCTGACTCTGCTTTCCAATGAGCTCGTGGGGGCGTATGTAGCCAGCTCTGAGCTCGGCCTCAATTCCAGGGAGATAAAGCGTGATCTGATGTTCACGCAAGGTCTGTTGCACGAGGCCGAGAGGAGTGGCGTGCTTGATAACCATGGTCTGCAAGGGCTGATGCAGGAGCTCAGCGCCAAGGCCGACGAGGCCGAGGACGCACTGGATGAGCTCCACTACTTCATCATCCAGGATGATCTTGATGGCACCAAGTATGCGGTGCCAGATCTGGCTGATGACCTTCTGGGTCATGCTCGCCACGGTCGCCATGCTCTTAGGCACACTATTG GAAGTTGA